The sequence below is a genomic window from Syntrophorhabdaceae bacterium.
TTACCTGACAACAAACTATGAGCCCGTGGACATCCTGTTCCGTCTGGCGGAAAGGTTCTCGACGGTCCTCTTGAACGGCGGCGGCTTCGATGCGCCTGACTGGTCGATCCGAATATCCCTGGCAAACCTTCCCGATGAGACCTATCCGCTAATAGGCGAATACCTTGCAGCACTCGGGAAAGAGTATGTCAGGGAGTGGGAGGCAAGTAAAAATAAGTAGGGTCCGGCCTCGTACGCTCGCGGCCGATCTTTACGTTAATCCATAACTCGGCATCGACCCTGTACATATATTGGCTTCATCTTCTCTTTTTGAATATTGCTAACACTTCTTTTACGGTGTGTGTGTTGAGGACGTCTTTCTTCTCCTGCCAGCCCTTGCGTGCGATGCCGACGCCATAGGCTATTTCAGTGAGACCGCCTGTCGCATGGGCATCAGGATTGATGGAGATCATGACCCCTTTCTCTTTCGTATATTTGAGATGGCGCCAGTCGATATCAAGCCTGTAGGGGCTGGCATTCAATTCGATGATGACATGATGCTCGAAAGCGGCATCTATGATTGCCTTCATGTCCACTTCATACCCTTCCCTGGAAAGAAGCAGTCTCCCGGTAGGGTGGCCAAGCATCGCCGTGTAAGGGTTTTTCATTGCCGTTATGATCCGTCTCATCTGGTCATCCCGCTTCATGGTAAAATTCGAATGAACTGAGGCAATGACAAAATCAAACTGTTCCAGGATCTCTTCGGGATAATCGAGGCTGCCGTCAGGCAGGATGTCGCTCTCAATCCCTTTAAAGATATGAAAATCATGGTGTTCATGATTATATTGATCGATAATATCCCATTGCCGTTTCAGGTCTTCCACGGAAAGTCCGCCCGCGTAGTATGCGCTTTTACTATGGTCGGCAATACCGATGTATGAAAGTCCCATATGCCGAGCCGCGCCGGCCATCTTCGCGACGCTGTCAACGCCGTCGCTGAACTCTGTATGGACATGGAAGGTACCCATGATATCGCCCGGCACAACAAGTTCCGGAAGTGTCCCCTGTTCAGCGGCATCGATCTCGCCCAGGTCTTCCCGTAATTCAGGCGGGATGTATGTGAGGCCAAGGGCCTTGTATATCTCCTCTTCGGTTTTGCACCTGATAAGCCTCTCTCCTTCAAAGAGCCCGTACTCGTTTAGTTTCCAGCCCCGCCCTTTCGCGATCCCACGGAGCAGCACATTATGCTCTTTGCTCCCGGTAAAATACATGAGCGCATAGGGGAACGCCTCTTCACTGACAACCCGGAGATCGGTCTCTATACCCGACCGGAGGCGACAGGATGTCTTTGTATCGCCCGCCAGAAGCACCTCCGCTACTTCCGGCAACCGGACAAAGGCAGATGAGACCTTCTCCTTCTCCTTGCTTCCGACAAGGATATCAATGTCTTTGACGATCTCTTTTCTGCGCCTGATGCTGCCGCAGACCTCGACAAAACCACCTGCAATGATCCCCTGCAATCTTTCTTTGATGCGTTCCGCTTCATGATAGACGTCCCCGAAAAGAAATTCGCCCTTGTGCCGCTTGATGAATTCGATACCCCTGAGGATCTTTTCCTGGGTCTTTTTCCCGAACCCGGGGAGGTTAATGAGTCTGTTCTCTTTGCAGGCATACTCAAGTTCGCCGACATTTGTCACGCCGAGATTATCGAAAAGGGTTTTGATCTTTTTCGGCCCCAGGTTCGGTACCTGGAGCATCTCAAGGAGCGTTTCCGGCACTTCCTTCTTCAGGTCTTCATAATAGGCGATCGCGCCGGTATTGATATATTCTTCGATCTTTGAAGCGATGGCATCCCCTACACCCCTGATCTCCTTTAAGCGTTTTTCCCGTATCATCTCTTCGAGATTTTCAATGCCGGAGAGGGCCCTGGCAGCATTATAATACGCCCTTGTCTTAAAAGGGTTCTCACCTTTTATCTCAAGGAGCATGGCGATCTCTTCGAGTACCCGGGGGATCGATCCGGCAACCATTTTCTATTATCCTACACAGGGAAAAATAAAGTCAATAATACAGCTCATAGAAGATCGTATATCGTAGTTCGTATATCGTATATAGCAAAACCAAATACCTGATACTGGATGCTTGATACTGGTTACTGGTTGTATAAAACAAGCAACAAGAAACGAGGGACAAGGAGCGAGTTTTATTGTATCGTCATCGCGAGGAGTGAAGCGACGTGGCGATCTCATAGGGTATAATCTATTGAATGAGATTGCCGCGCCCTACGGGCTCGCAATGACAAAGAGAAAAATGGCTCGCAATGACAAAGAGAAAAATGGCTCGCAATGACAAAGAGAAAAATGGCTCGCAATGACAAGACGCCGCGCCCTGCAGCCTATCACCTATGACCTATCACCTATCACCCATCACCTTCCACGTTTCACGCTCTATAAGGTTCATCCAATTACGAATTACGATTCACGAATTACGGGTTTTCTCACTTTTCACTATTAAATATTTCTTGCAATAAGCAAGGCTATCCGCTATCCTTCCTTGCAGGGGAAAATGTGGCAGGCACAAGGCAAACGAGGTATTTCCAGGAACCGCTCTTCGAAGAACTCAGAAAAGACTACTGCTATGTATGCTGTAAGAGGATCAAGGACAACGAAGGTGTTTATATCGGCAACAATACCTGGCGCCACAAGAAGTGCAAGCCCGGCAGCGCTCAGTGGCTAAAAAGCCCCTTAAGCCGGGAGGATTCAGCGTTAGACGTTTTCAAATCATAATAACGTCACTTTAAAAATAATCTGTTGTAGCAGGGATAAAAAAAGGCGCCTCGTTGGAGGCGCCTTTTTGCTATTCTCTTTATTTACTAATCAAGCTTTTCTTCACCGACCCTCATTCCGTAGAAGGAACGGTACACGAAGACGAGGGCAATTATCATGAAAACAACGCCGAGCGTGGTTTTTAATACCTGAGACTGCATGGTCACGGCGATCTCCGTTGCGAGAAGTCCGAAGAGGGTGGTGAACTTGATGACAGGGTTCATGGAGACCGACGATGTATCCTTGAAGGGGTCGCCGACCGTGTCGCCAATGACCGTTGCTGCGTGAAGCTCGGTACCCTTCTCTTTCAGGTCAACCTCGACGATCTTCTTCGCATTGTCCCATGCGCCGCCGGCATTCGCCATGAAGATTGCCTGGTAAAGCCCGAAGAACGCGATTGCAATGAGGTAGCCGATGAAGAAGTAGGGGTTGAAGAAAGAAAATGCCAGGGCGAAGAAGAAGATGGCGATGAAGATATTGATCATACCCTTCTGGGCATACTGTGTACAGATCTTCAC
It includes:
- the polX gene encoding DNA polymerase/3'-5' exonuclease PolX, with translation MVAGSIPRVLEEIAMLLEIKGENPFKTRAYYNAARALSGIENLEEMIREKRLKEIRGVGDAIASKIEEYINTGAIAYYEDLKKEVPETLLEMLQVPNLGPKKIKTLFDNLGVTNVGELEYACKENRLINLPGFGKKTQEKILRGIEFIKRHKGEFLFGDVYHEAERIKERLQGIIAGGFVEVCGSIRRRKEIVKDIDILVGSKEKEKVSSAFVRLPEVAEVLLAGDTKTSCRLRSGIETDLRVVSEEAFPYALMYFTGSKEHNVLLRGIAKGRGWKLNEYGLFEGERLIRCKTEEEIYKALGLTYIPPELREDLGEIDAAEQGTLPELVVPGDIMGTFHVHTEFSDGVDSVAKMAGAARHMGLSYIGIADHSKSAYYAGGLSVEDLKRQWDIIDQYNHEHHDFHIFKGIESDILPDGSLDYPEEILEQFDFVIASVHSNFTMKRDDQMRRIITAMKNPYTAMLGHPTGRLLLSREGYEVDMKAIIDAAFEHHVIIELNASPYRLDIDWRHLKYTKEKGVMISINPDAHATGGLTEIAYGVGIARKGWQEKKDVLNTHTVKEVLAIFKKRR